In Candidatus Bathyarchaeota archaeon, a single genomic region encodes these proteins:
- a CDS encoding HEPN domain-containing protein, protein MSLEELLRSKIIRKIQPNHELARNSIERARRDIDTAKTLIKNKKFDWSLAVTYDAMLQAGRALMFDKDYKPSSTEGHIAVMKFLHVLLGNKTSNRMVVVMNGMRKKRHRIVYEEMDIVSEDEAEQAVKWAEEFVDMIQKAIH, encoded by the coding sequence ATGAGTTTAGAAGAACTATTAAGAAGTAAAATCATAAGGAAAATACAACCAAATCATGAATTAGCGCGCAACTCAATTGAGCGTGCAAGGAGAGATATAGACACAGCCAAAACGTTGATTAAAAATAAGAAGTTCGACTGGTCTCTAGCTGTTACGTATGATGCGATGCTGCAGGCGGGAAGAGCACTTATGTTTGATAAGGACTATAAACCATCTAGTACTGAGGGTCACATAGCAGTTATGAAGTTTCTTCACGTATTATTAGGAAACAAGACAAGCAACAGGATGGTAGTGGTAATGAACGGAATGCGAAAGAAGAGACATAGGATAGTCTATGAAGAGATGGATATAGTTTCCGAAGATGAGGCAGAACAAGCTGTCAAATGGGCTGAAGAATTTGTTGACATGATACAAAAAGCAATTCATTAA
- a CDS encoding DUF86 domain-containing protein — protein MKREFLDYVEDIIGAMEDALSFVEGMGYDDFAKNKRTVYAVIRAVEVIGEAVKKIPKTIRNRHPGIPWKDIAGMRDKLIHEYFGVDLRRVWKTVKEDIPNLKPLFEKILKDFEQ, from the coding sequence ATGAAAAGGGAATTTTTAGATTACGTAGAGGATATCATAGGGGCTATGGAAGATGCCCTGAGCTTTGTAGAAGGGATGGGTTACGATGATTTTGCAAAGAATAAAAGAACAGTCTATGCAGTAATAAGAGCCGTAGAAGTTATTGGAGAGGCAGTGAAAAAGATACCAAAAACAATAAGAAATCGCCATCCAGGGATACCTTGGAAGGACATAGCTGGAATGAGAGATAAACTAATTCATGAATACTTCGGAGTTGACTTGAGAAGAGTTTGGAAAACTGTTAAAGAAGATATCCCTAATCTGAAACCTTTATTTGAAAAGATTTTAAAGGATTTTGAACAGTAG
- a CDS encoding nucleotidyltransferase family protein, which yields MKNIEEIKKKLEELKPFLKEKFKLKSIGIFGSYIRGEEKKGSDLDILVEFEESAGLSLLDFIRLENYLSEELGVKVDLVEKSTLKPRIGKSILEEVINL from the coding sequence ATGAAAAACATTGAAGAAATAAAGAAAAAATTAGAAGAATTAAAACCATTTTTAAAAGAAAAATTTAAGTTGAAATCTATTGGTATCTTCGGCTCTTACATAAGGGGTGAAGAGAAAAAAGGAAGTGACCTTGACATTCTGGTTGAGTTTGAGGAGTCAGCCGGGTTAAGCCTTTTGGATTTTATTAGATTAGAGAATTATTTGAGTGAAGAGCTAGGGGTTAAAGTGGATTTGGTTGAGAAAAGCACCTTAAAACCAAGAATTGGAAAGAGCATCTTAGAAGAAGTTATAAACCTATGA
- a CDS encoding cation diffusion facilitator family transporter: MALIMILVGMFVVAIPTMGILRVKTRGASVKAQLVALLKDEFSYVTALIAVVLVAQGYYLADPLASTIVATIIAISGLYLFKDNVQYLVGRAPNRQFMEKVESVARSVKGVLGVHDFKAEYIGPNMVRTGFHIEVAKGTPIEEANRIAEEVKGRVSRETGCQHCVIHVDPSNIQPPKIDDVSEKQASPG; this comes from the coding sequence TTGGCTTTAATAATGATTTTAGTAGGCATGTTTGTGGTCGCCATTCCGACGATGGGCATCTTAAGAGTGAAGACGAGAGGTGCTTCAGTGAAAGCGCAACTGGTCGCACTTCTAAAGGACGAGTTTTCTTATGTAACCGCGCTGATAGCCGTAGTCCTCGTTGCGCAAGGATACTACTTAGCTGATCCCTTAGCATCCACAATTGTAGCCACGATTATCGCTATCAGCGGCTTATACCTCTTCAAAGATAACGTCCAATATCTTGTAGGCAGGGCGCCCAATAGGCAATTCATGGAAAAAGTGGAATCAGTAGCAAGGTCGGTGAAAGGCGTTTTAGGCGTTCATGATTTTAAGGCTGAATATATAGGACCGAATATGGTCCGTACAGGCTTTCACATAGAGGTGGCAAAAGGCACACCGATAGAAGAAGCAAATAGAATAGCGGAAGAGGTTAAAGGAAGAGTTAGCCGAGAGACTGGTTGTCAACATTGCGTAATTCATGTTGATCCATCAAATATTCAACCACCTAAGATCGATGATGTATCTGAAAAACAAGCAAGTCCCGGTTAA
- a CDS encoding cation transporter, whose translation MTEHTTETRGIKIALIGYLLLVILQLTTYCFTNILILFAQALEMLSDVVVSTFLLLSVFWSRKPADEFHMFVHGRAQNVAALVSATILIFFMSLEAFRETSKIQIWL comes from the coding sequence ATGACAGAGCACACCACTGAAACACGTGGTATAAAAATCGCTTTGATAGGCTATTTACTACTGGTCATCCTACAGCTGACAACATATTGCTTTACTAACATCCTAATACTATTCGCGCAAGCGTTAGAAATGCTGAGCGATGTCGTAGTTTCCACCTTTCTCCTATTATCTGTCTTCTGGTCGCGGAAACCAGCAGACGAATTTCACATGTTCGTCCACGGAAGAGCCCAAAACGTTGCGGCGCTGGTCTCAGCCACAATTCTCATTTTTTTCATGAGCCTAGAAGCATTTCGAGAGACTTCCAAAATCCAAATTTGGCTTTAA
- a CDS encoding DUF488 family protein — MIRLKRIYEEPSKEDGFRILVERIWPRGLTKERAAVDLWLKDIAPSPELREWFGHEPARWKQFCERYWAELERKQDLINLLRQKSKEGTITLV, encoded by the coding sequence ATGATCAGGTTGAAAAGAATTTACGAAGAGCCTTCAAAGGAGGACGGCTTCAGAATACTTGTTGAACGAATTTGGCCGCGAGGTCTCACAAAAGAGCGAGCAGCAGTGGACTTATGGCTGAAAGACATAGCGCCAAGCCCAGAACTCCGAGAATGGTTTGGTCATGAGCCTGCAAGGTGGAAGCAGTTCTGTGAGCGCTATTGGGCTGAACTTGAGAGAAAGCAGGATCTAATCAATTTACTGAGGCAGAAAAGCAAAGAGGGAACGATCACGCTTGTTTAA
- a CDS encoding aminopeptidase P family protein → MKRASTLMEEAGLDAILLTKPQNMMYLVGDGRLCAFTVVSKGGTTYVGVPKTDLEDVKKYCASEHILGFEDEVGMLHSLMHIWKELGLEKGKVGVENTFLKVSMLEMLKHPHAKPEKLEFTDATSIMTDLRIIKSREEIELIRKAAKVADIAMDAATKATKPGIAETEIAAEAEYAMRKNGAEEFYRTYVASGPRSSIAHGLVSHRKVQRGDLVMIDLHPTVNAYHADLCRTICVGKPSEKQRKVFEIYLGAQRAAVEAVGPGTTMTKLENLMHEIFEKEGYEEYFVGPPIHGVGLEFEEPPLPAGHAFFHGEEPKDELKPGMVLSIGNCGLYLGEFGIRVEDTVAVTDKGYDELTSYSRAL, encoded by the coding sequence GTGAAGCGGGCAAGTACGCTGATGGAAGAAGCAGGCCTCGATGCCATCCTCTTGACTAAACCACAGAACATGATGTATCTTGTAGGAGACGGAAGACTGTGCGCTTTCACCGTAGTTTCAAAAGGAGGCACTACCTATGTCGGAGTACCCAAGACTGACCTCGAAGACGTAAAGAAGTATTGTGCATCAGAGCACATCCTCGGATTCGAAGATGAAGTTGGAATGCTGCATTCGTTGATGCACATTTGGAAGGAACTTGGACTGGAAAAGGGAAAGGTCGGCGTTGAGAACACTTTCTTGAAGGTGTCGATGCTCGAGATGCTTAAGCACCCACATGCAAAGCCTGAAAAGCTCGAGTTTACTGACGCAACCTCCATTATGACAGACCTGAGAATCATAAAGTCCAGAGAAGAAATTGAATTGATCAGGAAAGCAGCAAAAGTGGCTGACATTGCGATGGATGCTGCAACCAAGGCAACCAAGCCTGGCATAGCTGAAACAGAGATCGCTGCAGAAGCAGAATATGCCATGAGGAAGAATGGCGCTGAAGAATTCTACAGAACCTATGTGGCTTCAGGCCCTAGATCATCGATAGCTCACGGACTGGTAAGTCATAGAAAGGTGCAAAGGGGTGATTTGGTTATGATAGACCTTCACCCAACAGTAAACGCCTATCACGCAGACCTTTGCCGAACAATCTGTGTCGGAAAACCTTCTGAAAAGCAACGGAAGGTCTTCGAGATATACTTAGGGGCCCAAAGAGCAGCGGTGGAAGCCGTCGGTCCCGGCACAACCATGACAAAGCTCGAGAACCTCATGCACGAAATATTTGAAAAGGAAGGTTACGAAGAGTACTTTGTCGGTCCTCCCATTCATGGTGTGGGCTTGGAATTCGAAGAACCTCCCTTACCGGCTGGACACGCCTTCTTCCACGGCGAGGAACCTAAGGACGAGTTGAAGCCCGGTATGGTGTTGTCAATCGGCAACTGCGGTCTCTATCTAGGCGAATTTGGGATAAGAGTCGAGGACACAGTTGCAGTAACTGACAAGGGCTACGATGAGCTCACCAGCTACAGTAGAGCGCTGTAA
- a CDS encoding YHS domain-containing protein, producing the protein MVLDVVCNMEIDEKTAKWKSEYKGKTYYFCAPMCKQKFDRNPEKYIKPK; encoded by the coding sequence ATGGTTTTAGACGTAGTTTGCAATATGGAGATTGATGAGAAGACTGCAAAGTGGAAGTCTGAATACAAGGGGAAGACTTACTACTTTTGCGCACCCATGTGCAAGCAAAAGTTCGACAGAAACCCAGAGAAATACATCAAACCTAAGTAA
- the trxA gene encoding thioredoxin, which yields MVDSGKPLVLTDTNFEDAEKNHPSLIVDCWAPWCGPCMIIAPVIDELAKNYSGRITFGKVNVDENPKISERFGIMSIPTLLFIKNRKLVDRMVGVAPKGMIEDKIKRIYLR from the coding sequence ATGGTAGATTCAGGTAAACCATTAGTGTTGACGGATACAAACTTTGAAGATGCGGAGAAAAACCATCCAAGTTTGATAGTTGACTGCTGGGCACCATGGTGTGGCCCATGCATGATTATAGCGCCAGTGATAGATGAGTTGGCAAAGAACTATTCTGGAAGAATCACATTCGGCAAGGTTAATGTAGACGAGAACCCTAAGATATCTGAGAGATTCGGAATAATGAGTATACCTACCCTCCTATTCATCAAGAATAGGAAACTTGTAGATAGGATGGTCGGTGTCGCCCCTAAGGGAATGATTGAGGATAAGATCAAGAGGATCTACCTGAGATGA
- a CDS encoding GIY-YIG nuclease family protein, with amino-acid sequence MRGVYAILISVRRRIWIRVGCLGRLMFNPGVYVYVGSGSGGASTSIEGRLTRHFSKTKTKRKHWHIDYLLSSSQVKPIGALFSETEGSYECSLANVLSENVGAQTPFEGFGSSDCSCPSHLIYFKDLSMNLVERTVESSFRALGLTPRPFSGDSMG; translated from the coding sequence TTGAGAGGAGTATATGCTATTCTGATCTCTGTCAGGAGGAGGATCTGGATCAGGGTAGGATGTTTGGGAAGGCTCATGTTCAACCCAGGCGTATATGTCTATGTTGGGTCGGGTTCAGGTGGAGCGTCGACCTCCATTGAAGGAAGACTTACCAGACACTTCTCCAAAACTAAAACTAAGAGGAAACATTGGCACATCGACTATTTACTGAGCAGCAGTCAGGTTAAACCTATCGGCGCTTTATTCTCTGAAACCGAGGGATCCTATGAGTGTTCACTTGCGAATGTTCTATCAGAAAATGTTGGGGCCCAGACTCCCTTCGAAGGTTTCGGCTCCTCAGACTGTTCATGTCCGAGCCACCTGATCTACTTTAAAGACTTGAGTATGAATCTCGTTGAGAGGACGGTTGAGAGTTCATTTAGAGCTTTAGGTTTGACTCCGAGACCGTTCTCAGGTGATTCGATGGGTTAG
- a CDS encoding NDP-sugar synthase has translation MIHIKAVILAGGYGTRLRPLSCSRPKLLFPIAGRPMIEWILDELSRNSVEEAILASHYMADMIRGHLGNRYKDIILHYSVESEPLGTGGAIKLAERNLGDGDFIVLNGDIISSPPLKDMVQRHRSMNAIATIMLCRVKDPSHFGVARLTKTMRIVEFIEKPKLGEAPSRWINGGAYILSREVLNHIPAGRKVSIEREVFPELASTGRLYGYKYVGEWFDIGRFEEYRRANKTVLRRISKGKIEVASGVRVEADVQLKPPLYLGPGTVVGRGALLGPNTSISDSTIIGEDSKVIDSILFERVHVGRGSTVKGSVIGEGAYLGDGVNLGEGCVIGDNAIIHRGITLKGGVAVCSNKEITKSISRPRIVI, from the coding sequence TTGATCCATATTAAAGCAGTGATATTGGCCGGAGGCTACGGGACACGTCTCAGACCACTATCATGCTCCAGACCTAAACTCCTCTTTCCAATAGCCGGTAGACCTATGATAGAGTGGATTCTGGACGAACTTTCAAGGAACAGTGTTGAGGAGGCTATCTTGGCCTCACATTACATGGCCGACATGATAAGAGGGCATCTTGGAAACAGATACAAAGATATAATTCTCCACTACTCAGTGGAGTCTGAACCTCTTGGGACAGGTGGGGCTATAAAACTCGCTGAGAGAAACCTCGGCGACGGCGACTTCATAGTCCTCAACGGTGACATAATCTCCTCACCACCCCTGAAGGACATGGTTCAGAGACATAGATCCATGAATGCTATCGCAACCATAATGTTATGTAGAGTCAAGGATCCAAGCCACTTCGGAGTAGCCAGACTCACAAAGACGATGAGAATAGTTGAGTTCATTGAGAAACCTAAGTTAGGTGAGGCTCCGAGCCGATGGATAAACGGGGGAGCCTACATATTGAGTCGTGAAGTCCTCAACCATATCCCAGCAGGTAGGAAGGTGAGTATCGAGAGGGAGGTCTTTCCAGAACTCGCCTCAACCGGCAGACTATATGGCTACAAATATGTAGGTGAATGGTTCGATATAGGCAGGTTCGAGGAGTATAGGAGGGCGAATAAGACGGTTCTCAGGAGAATCTCTAAAGGAAAGATTGAAGTAGCCTCAGGGGTGAGGGTTGAGGCCGATGTGCAACTCAAGCCACCACTATACTTGGGCCCAGGGACGGTTGTTGGGAGGGGTGCATTGTTGGGTCCAAACACGTCGATAAGTGACTCCACAATCATAGGGGAGGACAGTAAGGTAATAGACTCAATCCTTTTTGAGAGGGTCCATGTAGGGAGAGGTTCGACAGTCAAAGGTTCAGTAATAGGTGAGGGTGCCTACCTCGGCGACGGCGTCAACCTGGGTGAAGGATGCGTAATAGGAGACAACGCAATCATTCATAGGGGTATCACGCTCAAGGGTGGAGTGGCGGTATGCTCAAATAAGGAGATCACCAAGAGCATAAGCCGACCTAGGATTGTGATATAG
- the glmM gene encoding phosphoglucosamine mutase: MEVEKAKRLFGTNGVRGIVNRELTPQLVLELSQAIGTFFGRSKILLGRDGRASSRMFSEIAASGLVAAGCDVYDAGMAPTPAIQYLTRKGEFDGAIIITASHNPPEYNGLKVIDRDGIEISSDKELEIEGIYFSGEHRLAEWRVLGERFPLGEWLEDYREAVKSKVDQTAIRNRKPRIVVDSANGVGSLVTPYLARELGCQVLTLNSNIDGTFPGRMPEPTPENLEYLCEIVRASRADIGVAHDGDADRAIFVDETGQVHWGDRSFALIAEHFLKSNPGQEIVTPVSSSQIIEDVASKYGGKVYWTPVGSPYVSRAMAMRDSNLGGEENGGVFYGPHMPVRDGAMATALMLEIIAQSGERLSTLMESLPRYFNVKDKIPCPKEMRFKVLDQLRVEVEGFRVETIDGLKIWHEDKSWILIRPSGTEPIYRLFAEAKTQEKAQELVSRYKVILSRMIGKSGK, encoded by the coding sequence TTGGAGGTTGAGAAAGCCAAGAGACTCTTTGGAACGAACGGTGTGAGGGGTATTGTGAATAGGGAGTTGACCCCCCAACTCGTCCTAGAACTCAGCCAGGCCATAGGAACATTCTTCGGCCGCTCAAAGATCCTGCTAGGTCGAGACGGTAGGGCTAGCAGCCGAATGTTCTCTGAAATCGCAGCTTCAGGATTGGTCGCTGCCGGCTGCGATGTCTACGATGCTGGGATGGCTCCTACGCCAGCAATCCAGTATCTCACAAGAAAAGGAGAGTTCGACGGAGCGATAATCATAACCGCAAGCCACAACCCTCCAGAATACAATGGCCTGAAGGTTATAGACAGAGACGGGATCGAGATATCTTCAGATAAGGAGCTTGAGATAGAAGGCATATACTTCAGTGGGGAGCATCGTCTGGCCGAGTGGAGGGTTCTAGGTGAGAGGTTTCCGTTGGGGGAGTGGCTTGAAGATTACAGGGAAGCGGTCAAGAGCAAGGTCGACCAAACGGCCATTCGAAACCGTAAACCCAGAATAGTAGTAGACTCAGCGAACGGCGTAGGCTCCTTAGTCACACCATACCTGGCTAGGGAGCTCGGATGCCAAGTCCTAACGTTAAACTCCAATATAGACGGAACCTTCCCTGGAAGAATGCCTGAACCGACACCTGAAAACCTAGAATATCTATGTGAGATAGTTAGGGCCAGCAGAGCAGACATAGGTGTAGCCCACGACGGTGACGCCGACAGAGCAATCTTCGTCGATGAGACAGGTCAAGTCCATTGGGGCGACAGAAGCTTCGCCCTGATAGCTGAACATTTCTTGAAGAGTAATCCTGGCCAGGAGATAGTTACACCAGTCAGCTCCTCCCAAATTATTGAGGACGTAGCCTCAAAGTATGGGGGCAAAGTTTACTGGACCCCCGTAGGTTCACCATACGTCTCAAGAGCCATGGCCATGAGAGATTCGAATCTCGGGGGAGAGGAGAATGGTGGAGTATTCTACGGTCCACATATGCCTGTCAGGGATGGAGCGATGGCCACAGCCCTCATGCTCGAGATAATAGCCCAGAGTGGGGAGAGACTCTCAACCCTCATGGAGAGTCTACCCAGATACTTCAACGTAAAGGACAAGATACCGTGTCCGAAAGAGATGAGATTCAAGGTTCTGGACCAGTTGAGGGTGGAGGTTGAAGGTTTCAGAGTTGAGACTATAGACGGGCTGAAGATCTGGCATGAAGATAAGAGCTGGATACTGATAAGGCCCAGTGGAACCGAACCCATATACAGACTCTTCGCTGAGGCGAAGACCCAAGAGAAAGCTCAGGAGCTCGTCTCAAGATACAAGGTTATCCTGAGTAGGATGATAGGGAAGAGTGGCAAGTGA
- a CDS encoding DUF362 domain-containing protein — protein sequence MSGKVKVSIVKVKDFDNPYDAVKEAVKLAGGFEETVRSKPYVTVKPNLVRIPKFIRSGQPVPKGCITSIQVLEAVVKLVREYAPKIGIIESDTLLGTAEEAYEKYGVLALAGKYGLELVNATKDELVDCEVPNPHFYVAVKGLEWLPSPEREIYSSEYTLRLPRKYLESVRISVPSMKTQVDPYSAITFSVKNMFGVLPEVKKYLKFHEKIQWGDKKYDTGINVGRALLDLCQVAPPDYAIIDGLYGLHGPGSPGTGYSVKIGVIIASRDAWAADTVAGKVVDFDMNRLHYFKKAGLMGLGVTDMDRIDVVGESIESVKVPFKVDVSLESQHLLNEACAR from the coding sequence TTGTCTGGTAAGGTTAAAGTGTCTATAGTAAAGGTGAAAGATTTCGATAATCCCTACGACGCTGTAAAGGAGGCTGTGAAGTTAGCTGGGGGGTTTGAGGAGACTGTGAGGTCCAAGCCATACGTCACGGTCAAGCCGAACCTTGTCAGGATACCGAAGTTTATTCGTTCAGGCCAACCTGTACCAAAGGGTTGCATCACATCGATCCAAGTTCTTGAGGCAGTGGTTAAACTGGTGAGAGAGTATGCGCCTAAGATAGGAATCATAGAGTCGGATACCTTGCTTGGGACGGCTGAGGAGGCCTATGAGAAGTATGGAGTTCTAGCCTTAGCTGGAAAGTATGGTCTGGAACTGGTAAACGCCACCAAGGATGAGCTTGTGGATTGTGAGGTTCCGAACCCCCATTTCTATGTTGCTGTTAAGGGCCTCGAATGGTTACCGTCGCCTGAGAGGGAGATCTACTCAAGCGAATACACCCTCAGGCTTCCAAGAAAATATTTGGAGAGCGTAAGGATCTCTGTTCCATCGATGAAGACCCAGGTCGACCCCTACTCTGCAATAACATTCTCAGTCAAGAATATGTTCGGGGTCTTACCTGAAGTCAAGAAGTATTTGAAGTTTCATGAGAAGATTCAGTGGGGAGACAAGAAGTATGATACTGGAATAAATGTTGGCAGAGCCCTCCTAGACCTTTGTCAGGTTGCACCTCCAGACTATGCTATAATAGACGGCCTTTACGGCCTCCACGGTCCAGGCTCCCCTGGAACAGGTTACAGCGTCAAGATAGGTGTGATAATAGCGTCCAGAGACGCTTGGGCTGCAGATACTGTCGCCGGTAAGGTTGTAGACTTCGATATGAACAGGCTACACTACTTCAAGAAAGCCGGCCTCATGGGTTTAGGGGTCACTGACATGGATAGGATAGATGTTGTTGGTGAGAGCATCGAATCTGTAAAGGTTCCGTTCAAGGTCGACGTCAGCCTAGAATCTCAACACTTACTGAACGAAGCCTGCGCTAGGTGA
- a CDS encoding amidohydrolase family protein: MVFKGDESGKIREEIKKIKLIDTHEHLQREENRVRSDVDALSIFFLQYASSDLISSGLSYGDYQKVLDHKIPIEQRWEIISPFWDMIRNTSYARALNIAARDLYGSELNEKSYKDISLKMKEMNRKGLYRWILKEKAGIEISLQDTLLKPKSYAYWNTPPITKLLEVDREFFIPVHRFQDFTTIQDRNDVEAIAFRRGTNIHTLSDLLDNLEAEFNELSGRIAAVKLWLGYRRPIIFEKTTIHEAEKAFNRIFSQRFFDRVEADGVRVTVPEDISLEEAKPLHDFMVHKVIQLAGRYGVPVQIHTGMHEGNENIPANTNPTHLINLIMEYKNVKFDLFHGGYPYISESTVLAKNFPNVYLDMAWLHIISPSKAREALSEWLDTVPSNKILGFGGDYVFAEGVYGHSVIARENVAKVLTEKVEDKDLKLDEALTFARRILRENAENLFLKRFKT, encoded by the coding sequence ATGGTTTTCAAAGGAGACGAATCTGGAAAGATCAGGGAGGAGATAAAAAAGATCAAGCTGATAGATACACATGAACATTTGCAGAGGGAAGAGAACAGGGTCAGAAGCGACGTCGACGCTCTGTCAATATTCTTTTTACAATATGCATCGTCAGACCTGATCTCGTCAGGCTTGAGTTACGGGGATTACCAGAAGGTTCTTGACCATAAAATTCCGATTGAGCAGAGGTGGGAGATCATATCTCCATTCTGGGACATGATCAGAAACACATCTTACGCAAGGGCTCTAAACATAGCGGCGAGAGACCTCTATGGAAGTGAACTGAACGAGAAGAGTTACAAGGATATAAGTTTGAAGATGAAGGAGATGAATAGGAAGGGCCTATATCGGTGGATATTGAAGGAGAAAGCAGGAATCGAAATATCTTTACAAGACACCCTCCTGAAACCTAAGAGCTACGCCTATTGGAACACACCGCCAATAACTAAGCTTCTAGAGGTTGACAGGGAATTCTTCATACCGGTACATAGATTCCAAGACTTCACAACAATCCAAGATAGAAACGATGTGGAAGCCATAGCCTTCAGGAGAGGTACGAATATACATACATTGAGTGATTTACTGGATAATCTTGAGGCCGAGTTCAACGAGTTATCAGGCAGAATAGCGGCTGTGAAACTGTGGTTAGGATATAGAAGGCCTATAATCTTCGAGAAGACAACAATCCATGAAGCTGAGAAAGCATTCAACAGAATATTCTCCCAGAGATTCTTCGACAGGGTCGAGGCCGACGGGGTGAGGGTGACGGTGCCTGAAGACATATCCCTCGAGGAGGCCAAACCCCTACATGACTTTATGGTTCACAAGGTCATACAGCTCGCAGGCAGATATGGAGTACCGGTCCAGATCCATACAGGGATGCATGAAGGCAACGAGAATATTCCAGCGAACACTAACCCAACACACCTGATAAACCTCATTATGGAATATAAGAATGTCAAGTTTGACCTCTTCCATGGAGGGTACCCATACATAAGTGAGTCGACAGTATTGGCGAAAAACTTTCCAAACGTCTATTTGGATATGGCCTGGCTGCATATAATCTCACCAAGCAAGGCCAGGGAAGCTCTCTCAGAATGGTTGGACACAGTACCTTCAAACAAAATACTTGGATTCGGAGGAGACTACGTCTTCGCAGAGGGGGTTTACGGCCACTCAGTTATAGCCAGAGAGAATGTTGCAAAGGTTCTGACTGAGAAGGTTGAAGATAAAGACCTCAAACTTGATGAAGCATTAACCTTCGCCAGAAGAATTCTTAGAGAGAATGCTGAAAACCTCTTCCTTAAAAGATTCAAGACATGA
- a CDS encoding glycosidase gives MNFKFERYKGRPILKPISNHIWEALMVFNCAALLKDDRIHIVYRARGSKGGVSRLGYASSIDGFKIDERLSRPIFEAEPGNELECFGCEDPRLVEIGDRIYLTYTAYGRVPGMVPPYTSIQIGVTSISTSDFLNHKWNWGKRTYPFPLVDNKHACLFPEKIGGRWAMYHRIPPHIWVAYSDNLIDWRETSIVLSPREGWEYFKLGGGTPPLKVKDGWLIIYHAVDREWHYSLGAALIDMNNPEKVLRRSREPVLEPEEDYEVNGVVPNVVFTCGAVIRDNQLILYYGGADTVICVATAEVSDLVESLEEV, from the coding sequence ATGAACTTCAAATTTGAGAGGTATAAGGGGCGTCCTATCCTCAAACCTATAAGTAACCATATTTGGGAGGCCCTCATGGTATTCAACTGCGCCGCACTCTTGAAGGATGATAGAATCCATATAGTTTACAGGGCGCGTGGCTCGAAGGGTGGCGTCTCAAGGTTGGGATATGCATCCTCGATCGACGGCTTCAAAATAGATGAGAGGCTGAGCCGACCGATATTCGAGGCTGAGCCTGGGAATGAACTTGAATGTTTCGGATGTGAAGATCCTAGGCTTGTTGAGATAGGTGACAGAATATATCTGACGTACACAGCCTACGGAAGGGTCCCTGGCATGGTTCCACCATACACCTCCATACAAATAGGAGTGACCTCTATTTCAACATCGGACTTTCTGAATCATAAATGGAATTGGGGTAAGAGAACATATCCCTTCCCCCTCGTAGATAACAAGCACGCCTGCCTATTCCCAGAGAAGATAGGTGGGAGATGGGCCATGTACCATAGGATCCCGCCACATATCTGGGTAGCATACTCAGACAACCTGATAGACTGGCGAGAGACAAGCATAGTCTTATCTCCAAGGGAAGGATGGGAGTACTTCAAGCTTGGAGGTGGAACACCGCCATTAAAGGTGAAGGATGGGTGGTTGATAATATATCATGCGGTCGATAGGGAGTGGCACTACAGTCTAGGAGCAGCTCTCATCGACATGAATAATCCAGAGAAGGTTCTTAGAAGGAGCAGAGAACCAGTCCTAGAGCCTGAGGAGGATTACGAGGTTAATGGGGTGGTTCCAAACGTCGTCTTCACCTGCGGCGCAGTAATCAGAGACAATCAGCTCATCCTATACTATGGCGGAGCAGACACAGTGATATGCGTAGCAACAGCCGAAGTCTCCGACCTAGTCGAATCCTTAGAAGAAGTTTAG